Sequence from the Luteibacter aegosomaticola genome:
TATGCGATCGACGCTACCGATGCGGGCCATTGCGCGCTGGAGGGCGATGCGCATGAGTGGCGCCTCGCCGTGCCGCGCGCCCAGCTCCTCGACCTCAAGGCACGCCTTCCCAGCAAGGACGGCCTCGTCTTCGACATCCCCGGCCACGACACCGTCGCGACCACCGTCCTCTTCGACGTCGACGTCAAAGACAGCATCAAACGCCGCCGTAACCCCTGACGCCGCCGCACCCCGGACAACGCCGCACCCTTGTAGGAGCGCGCTTGCGCGCGATGGGTGCTTGCGGCAAGCCCCCGATCGCGCGCAAGCGCGCTCCTACAAGGGCGGTTTACATCAAAGCGGGGGGGAATAGATGCGTTCGGGGCGGCTATAGACGTTGAAGCGGCCGGGCCGGGCGAAACCGACCAGGGTAAGGCCGCATTCGGTGGCCAGGCTGACGGCCAGAGCGGTGGGGGCGGAGATCGCAACCAGTACGGTCATGCCCGCCACGGCGGCCTTGGTCACCATCTCGTAGCTCGCGCGGCTGGTGATCAGGGCGAAACCTTCGCGCGGATCGATGCCGCGCCGGGTCATGGCGCCAATCAGCTTATCCAGTGCGTTATGCCGGCCCACGTCTTCGCGCACGACCATCAGCGACCCATCGGCCCGAGCCCATGCCGCGGCGTGTACCGAGCCGGTGAACGCGTTGATCGGCTGCTCCGCCCGGAGCGCTTCGAGGGCGCGTTCGATCGCGTCCGGTGACACGCTCGTGCCCGCGGCAACCGGCCGAGGGCGGCGAATCACATCTTCGAGTTCACGCGTGCCACAGATGCCGCAGCCACTACGTCCAGTCATCTCACGCGCGCCGAACGAGGAGGCCTCGTCAGCCGCCGCTTCGATGGCCACGGCCGTATCGGCCATGGACCCCGCTTCGGCGGCCATGCGTTCAACGGCCGCCATGTTGGCTGCAGCGACGCTGGCATCCGTCGGAGCGCGGGTTCGCACATCGATCGAAATACCCTCGAGCATCTCGTGGATCTCGATCGATTCGATATCGCGCACATCGTCGACGCGGCTTTCCGTCAGCGCGAAACCGCGGGCGAAATCCTCAAGGTCGACCGGCGACGCCATCATCACCGCGAAGGGCTTGCCGTCGAAGTGCAGGGCCACCGGCACCTCTTCCGCCAGGCGGTCCTGGTCCTCGACGCGACGGCCGCGCTCGTAGCGCGTGACGGTGCGCCGTGCGCTACCGGCGGGTGGGGTCAGGTCATGCTGCATGGGTGGCCTTCTTCCGCCGCGGTGAGCCGGCTGGCTCCGTCGATGCCACGATGCGCACCGGTACCGACTTGTAGGTGGGCGTGCCGGAATGGCTATCGTGGTTCTCCAGCGAGATAAGCGCGTTGCCTTCCGGGTAGTACATGGCGACCGAGCCTTCGGCGATGTCGTAAGCGACGGCGGTGAAGCCGCGCACCGCGCGTTGGCGGCCATCCGCGGTGTTGCGCCCGGTGGCGAAGATATCGATGCGGTCGCCATGCTTCAGGCCGCGCGCCGCGAGGTCGCTGGCGTGCATGAACACGACATCGCGCCGGCCGGTGACACCGCGGTAGCGATCGTTGAGGCTATAGATCGTGGTGTTGTACTGGTCGTGCGAGCGGATGGTAGTGAGCATGAGCCCGCCTTCCTCCACGCGGTCGTCTTCATCGAGGCCCCGCGCCAGCAGGAACTGGGCCTTCTTGCTCGGCGTCGCCCAGTCGCGCTCACTGGCGGCGACACGCAGGCGAAAGCCACCCGGCACGTTCACGCGCTTGTTGAAGTCAAAGAAGATCGGGAAGACCTTCTCGATATCGTCGCGAATCAGGTTGTAATCGCCCACCAGCGTGTCCCATGCCACACGGGTGTGCGGAAGAGCAGCCTTTGCGATCCCGGCGACGATCCACGGTTCAGAACGCAGGTGCTCAGAGGCAGGCGTGAGCGTGCCGGCCGAGGCGTGCACCATCGACATGGAATCTTCCACCGTGACGGCCTGCGGGCCGGTGGCCTGTTCGTCCAGTTCGGTACGGCCCAGGCAGGGCAGGATGAAGGATTCCTTCGCCAGCAGCAGGTGCGAGCGATTGAGCTTGGTCGCCACGTGCACGGCGAGATCGAGCTTGCGCATCGCCTGGAAGGTTTCTTCGGTATCCGGCATGGCGACGGCGAGGTTGCCGCCCAGTGCGATCATCGCCTTCGAGCGACCATCGCGGATGGCGAGGAGCGACGCGACCGCATCGTGGCCGTGTTCAACCGGTGGTTCGAAACCGTACGTGCGGCGAATGCCTTCGTTGAGATCGGCGTTCGGCTTCTCGGTGATACCCACCGTGCGATCGCCCTGCACGTTGCTATGCCCACGCAGCGGGCAGATGCCTGCGCCCTGGCGGCCGATATTGCCGCGCATGAGCAGCAGGTTCGCGATCTGCTGGACGTTCTCGGTACCGTGCTGGTGCTGGGTGATGCCCATGCCGTAGCACACGATCACTGCCTTGGCCTTCGCATAGATGGAGGCGGCGTATTCGATTTCGCCGCGGGTCAGGCCACTCGTGCGCTCGATATCGGCCCACTCCGTGCCGCTCACGTCCGCGACCAGCGCATCGAAGCCTTCGGTGTTTTCCGCGATGAACGCGTGGTCGATCACCGGAGGAAGCCCGGCGTCGCGAGCGATGGTGTCCTCCTCCACGAGGTACTTCATCATGCCCTTGAGCACGGCCACATCACCGCCGATCTTCACCTTGTAGTAGGTGGAGGCGATGCGTACCGATTTGCCCGTGAGCATCTCGGACGCGTGCTGCGGCGAGGTGAAGCGTTCGAGGCCACGCTCGGGCATCGGGTTCATGACCACGATGGGGACGCCGCGCAGGGACGCTTCACGCAGCGTGGAAAGCATGCGCGGGTGGTTGGTGCCGGGGTTGTGGCCGATGCAGAAGATGGCATCGCAGTGGTCGAAGTCTTCGAGCAACACCGTGCCCTTGCCCGAGCCCAGCGACTTGGGCAGACCGACGCTGGTGGCCTCGTGGCACATGTTCGAGCAATCGGGGAAGTTGTTGGTGCCGTACTCGCGAACGAACAGCTGGTAGAGGAAGGCCGCTTCGTTCGATGCACGGCCCGAGGTGTAGAACTCGGCCATGTTCGGATTGGGCAGCGCCTGCAGCGCGGCGCCGATACGGCGGAAGGCTTCTTCCCATGCGATCGGCTGGAAGGTATCCGAGCCCGCGTCGTAGGCCATGGGATGGGTCAGGCGGCCCAGGCCCTCGAGCGTGTAATCGCTGAGCTTCCACAGCTCGGCCACGGTGTTCTTTGCGAAGAACTCCGGGCGCACACGCTTGGCGGTGGCTTCCCACGACACGGCCTTGGCACCGTTCTCGCAGAACTCGAACGACGAGGTCTCTTTCGGATCGGGCCACGCGCAGCCGGGGCAGTCGAAACCATGCGGCTGGTTCACCTTGTGCAGGGCGATGGATTCGCGCGCGATCGCCATTTGCCCACTCAGGGCACGGGCCACGGCGCCGAGGGCACCCCACCCGCCAGCAGGGCCGTCGTAATCGTCGATGCCGGGGACGCGCTTGTCGCTCATGGGCCTGATTCACAAGAGGTTCTGGTGTGCCGCCATTCTACGCCGGGCGCTCGGGGCGAAATAAACAGCCGCGTAAGGAAAGAACAAAAGATTCACGCGGATTTTTCGCTTGAACCCCCAACCTCCGCGCCGCTCGGCGTCCCTCCCCAGGCGCCACGGAACCCTCGCTATGTCCATGCCACAGTCCCGGCTTGCGGCCGTCCACGCGTGCGCCCCGGCCCCGCGCGGCCTTGCCATTGGCGATATGCGTGGCCATGGGCGGGTGACCGCTGATGCCGCGCTTGCCTCGCTGGCACTCGATCGTCAGGCGGGGCTGCTGCGCCCATCCCATCCGGAGCGGGCGTTGCTGAGCCTGCAGATGGATGGGGATGTGCATTGGGTGAGTGCTTATGTGCCCGGCACGAACGTGCTGGAGACCGTGGGCCACGCCGAGGGCGCCGAACTGCGCGTGGCCGACTTCATGGCCGTGGCCGAGGGCCGGCCGGGCCAGGCCGAGGCCGTGGCGGCGGGCCGTTTCGTCCGCATCATCACCTGCACCGAAGGCGAGGCCTCGTTCCGCCTCGTCTGCGCGGCGCAACTCGCCTCGGCGGGCAAGCACGAGGCCCAGGCGGTCGATGGCTGGTATCTCGCGAGCTCCCGGCCGCTGGGCACGGGCGCCGACGTGGTCGCCACGCACGTGCGCCTGGCGGCGGGCGAAAGCGTCGCCTTCGTCATCAGCGGCACGCCGCTGGAAGGCGGCCCTGCGCTTTCCGCGACCGCCCTGCATGCGCTGGGCGAGACCATTCATTACTGGACCTGGTGGAGCGACCGCTGCCGTTACAAGGGCGAGGATTTCGATCAGCGCCTGCGTGACGCGCTGGGGCTGAAGCTTGCCTTCGGCGAGGGCACGTTCCATGCCGACGAGCCGGGCGTGGCCGGCTTCATGCCCGCCCCCCTGGGCAACGCCACCCGGGCCGCGGCCACCTTCCTTGCGCTGGGCTACCGCGGCGAGTGCGCGGCCTTGCTGGTCCAGGCCTATGGTACGGAAGGCAGTGTTCACGACCGCTGGTCGTCCGATGCGCTGTTCCGCCAGACGCTCGAGGCTTACGTGCTGCGCTACGGCACACTAGGCCTCCCGGACGTCCTCCGCGCCGCCGCC
This genomic interval carries:
- a CDS encoding FdhF/YdeP family oxidoreductase, encoding MSDKRVPGIDDYDGPAGGWGALGAVARALSGQMAIARESIALHKVNQPHGFDCPGCAWPDPKETSSFEFCENGAKAVSWEATAKRVRPEFFAKNTVAELWKLSDYTLEGLGRLTHPMAYDAGSDTFQPIAWEEAFRRIGAALQALPNPNMAEFYTSGRASNEAAFLYQLFVREYGTNNFPDCSNMCHEATSVGLPKSLGSGKGTVLLEDFDHCDAIFCIGHNPGTNHPRMLSTLREASLRGVPIVVMNPMPERGLERFTSPQHASEMLTGKSVRIASTYYKVKIGGDVAVLKGMMKYLVEEDTIARDAGLPPVIDHAFIAENTEGFDALVADVSGTEWADIERTSGLTRGEIEYAASIYAKAKAVIVCYGMGITQHQHGTENVQQIANLLLMRGNIGRQGAGICPLRGHSNVQGDRTVGITEKPNADLNEGIRRTYGFEPPVEHGHDAVASLLAIRDGRSKAMIALGGNLAVAMPDTEETFQAMRKLDLAVHVATKLNRSHLLLAKESFILPCLGRTELDEQATGPQAVTVEDSMSMVHASAGTLTPASEHLRSEPWIVAGIAKAALPHTRVAWDTLVGDYNLIRDDIEKVFPIFFDFNKRVNVPGGFRLRVAASERDWATPSKKAQFLLARGLDEDDRVEEGGLMLTTIRSHDQYNTTIYSLNDRYRGVTGRRDVVFMHASDLAARGLKHGDRIDIFATGRNTADGRQRAVRGFTAVAYDIAEGSVAMYYPEGNALISLENHDSHSGTPTYKSVPVRIVASTEPAGSPRRKKATHAA
- the fdhD gene encoding formate dehydrogenase accessory sulfurtransferase FdhD, whose protein sequence is MQHDLTPPAGSARRTVTRYERGRRVEDQDRLAEEVPVALHFDGKPFAVMMASPVDLEDFARGFALTESRVDDVRDIESIEIHEMLEGISIDVRTRAPTDASVAAANMAAVERMAAEAGSMADTAVAIEAAADEASSFGAREMTGRSGCGICGTRELEDVIRRPRPVAAGTSVSPDAIERALEALRAEQPINAFTGSVHAAAWARADGSLMVVREDVGRHNALDKLIGAMTRRGIDPREGFALITSRASYEMVTKAAVAGMTVLVAISAPTALAVSLATECGLTLVGFARPGRFNVYSRPERIYSPPL